Proteins encoded together in one Pseudomonas sp. ADAK13 window:
- the glyA gene encoding serine hydroxymethyltransferase translates to MFSRDLTIAKYDADLFAAMEQEAVRQEEHIELIASENYTSPAVMEAQGSVLTNKYAEGYPGKRYYGGCEYVDIVEQLAIDRAKELFGADYANVQPHAGSQANSAVYLALLQAGDTILGMSLAHGGHLTHGASVSSSGKLYNAVQYGIDGNGLIDYDEVERLAVEHKPKMIVAGFSAYSQILDFPRFRAIADKVGAYLFVDMAHVAGLVAAGVYPNPVPFADVVTTTTHKTLRGPRGGLILARANAEIEKKLNSAVFPGGQGGPLEHVIAAKAICFKEALQPEFKTYQQQVVKNAKAMAGVFIERGFDVVSGGTENHLFLLSLIKQDISGKDADAALGKAFITVNKNSVPNDPRSPFVTSGLRFGTPAVTTRGFKEAECKELAGWICDILADLNNEAVIDAVREKVKAICKKLPVYGA, encoded by the coding sequence ATGTTCAGCCGTGATTTGACTATTGCCAAGTACGACGCCGATCTCTTTGCCGCCATGGAGCAAGAAGCCGTGCGCCAGGAAGAGCACATTGAGCTGATCGCTTCGGAAAACTACACCAGCCCTGCGGTTATGGAGGCTCAAGGTTCGGTTCTGACCAACAAGTACGCCGAAGGCTACCCAGGCAAGCGTTACTACGGTGGCTGCGAGTACGTCGACATCGTTGAGCAGCTGGCAATCGACCGCGCCAAGGAACTGTTCGGCGCCGATTACGCCAACGTCCAGCCACACGCCGGCTCCCAAGCCAACAGCGCCGTTTACCTGGCCCTGCTGCAAGCGGGCGACACCATCCTGGGCATGAGCCTGGCCCACGGCGGTCACCTGACCCACGGTGCCAGCGTTTCCTCCTCCGGCAAGCTGTACAACGCCGTTCAGTACGGCATCGACGGCAACGGCCTGATCGACTACGACGAAGTCGAGCGCCTGGCGGTTGAGCACAAGCCAAAAATGATCGTGGCCGGTTTCTCTGCCTACTCGCAGATCCTGGATTTCCCACGCTTCCGCGCAATCGCTGACAAAGTCGGCGCCTACCTGTTCGTCGACATGGCCCACGTGGCCGGTCTGGTCGCCGCTGGCGTCTACCCGAACCCGGTGCCATTCGCTGACGTAGTAACCACCACGACCCACAAGACCCTGCGCGGTCCACGTGGCGGCCTGATCCTGGCGCGCGCCAACGCCGAGATCGAGAAGAAGCTGAACTCCGCCGTATTCCCGGGCGGCCAAGGTGGCCCGCTGGAGCACGTGATCGCCGCCAAAGCGATCTGCTTCAAGGAAGCCCTGCAGCCTGAGTTCAAGACCTACCAGCAGCAAGTGGTGAAAAACGCCAAGGCCATGGCCGGTGTGTTCATCGAGCGCGGTTTTGACGTGGTGTCCGGCGGTACTGAAAACCACCTGTTCCTGCTGTCGCTGATCAAGCAGGACATCTCCGGTAAGGATGCTGACGCCGCACTGGGCAAAGCCTTCATCACCGTGAACAAGAACTCGGTACCGAACGACCCACGTTCGCCGTTCGTCACTTCCGGCCTGCGCTTCGGCACCCCGGCTGTGACCACTCGTGGCTTCAAGGAAGCAGAGTGCAAGGAACTGGCTGGCTGGATCTGCGACATCCTGGCTGACCTGAACAACGAAGCAGTGATCGACGCTGTGCGTGAGAAGGTCAAGGCCATCTGCAAGAAGCTGCCGGTATACGGCGCTTGA